Proteins co-encoded in one Zygotorulaspora mrakii chromosome 5, complete sequence genomic window:
- the YEF1 gene encoding NADH/NAD(+) kinase (similar to Saccharomyces cerevisiae YEF1 (YEL041W) and UTR1 (YJR049C); ancestral locus Anc_1.484), which translates to MPADIDNKPASSETGNNKVNNQGKGVSISDGDFRKLDHRGLLSKRERQNISCRSDTVLKAHEDLTKGDGGIRDLSHAKEMIRRLSNDTGGNVTATKSHFQLSSTAYGVRMLSRDISNTKVELEVENLLIVTKKHDVSLIYLTRELVEWLLIHFPKITVYVGKEFINSTKFGAEDIYKDSKCRERRIKYWDREFIAEHDNFFDLIVTLGGDGTVLFVSSVFQKHVPPVLSFSLGSLGFLTNYQFEYFKEDLRNILNNKIKTNLRMRLQCTIYKRRPTVIDKNTGKKICVTEIVAKHQVLNELTIDRGPSPFISMLELYGDNSLLTVAQADGIIIASPTGSTAYSLSAGGPLVYPTVNAITVTPICPHTLSFRPIILPDSMNLKVKVSLKSRATAWAAFDGKSRLELKKGDFIKIQASPYSFPTVEAHSTEFIDSISRTLNWNVREQQRSFTHMLSRKNQEKYASDACNVDDGEDEEFDEELLLDPANEENEDTTVNDDIESEDAIEEEPLVATVSSTMSRRTSIDNRPPQANFTI; encoded by the coding sequence ATGCCTGCAGACATAGACAACAAGCCTGCGAGCAGCGAAACTGGTAACAATAAAGTGAATAACCAGGGGAAAGGCGTCTCCATTAGCGATGGTGATTTCAGAAAATTGGATCATAGGGGTCTGTTATCTAAGCGGGAAAGACAGAACATATCCTGTCGTTCAGATACTGTATTGAAAGCCCATGAGGACTTAACAAAAGGGGATGGAGGTATCAGAGATTTGAGTCATGCCAAGGAGATGATAAGAAGATTATCGAATGACACAGGTGGGAATGTTACTGCCACCAAATCACATTTCCAGCTTTCTTCGACTGCATACGGTGTGCGTATGCTATCGAGAGATATTTCGAATACAAAAGTTGAGcttgaagttgaaaaccTTCTCATTGTTACCAAAAAACATGACGTTTCATTGATATACTTGACAAGAGAGCTGGTGGAGTGGTTGCTGAttcattttccaaagatCACTGTTTATGTGGGCAAAgaattcatcaattctACAAAGTTTGGTGCTGAGGACATTTATAAAGATAGTAAGTGTCGTGAGAGAAGGATCAAATACTGGGATCGAGAATTTATAGCCGAACAcgataatttttttgatttaatTGTTACTTTGGGTGGTGATGGTACTGTCCTATTTGTTTCATCTGTTTTCCAGAAACACGTTCCTCCTGTCTTATCATTCTCACTTGGTTCGTTAGGATTCTTAACAAATTATCAGTTTGAATACTTTAAAGAAGATCttcgaaatattttgaacaataagATCAAGACCAATCTGAGGATGAGATTACAATGCACTATATACAAAAGACGTCCAACTGTTATCGACAAAAACAcaggcaaaaaaatctgtgTAACTGAAATCGTTGCAAAACATCAAGTCCTAAACGAATTGACTATTGATAGAGGGCCAAGCCCATTCATCTCCATGTTAGAGCTATATGGTGACAACTCACTGTTAACAGTTGCCCAAGCCGATGGTATAATTATTGCCTCACCTACGGGTTCAACGGCATACTCGTTGAGTGCTGGAGGTCCGCTTGTGTATCCCACTGTCAATGCTATTACCGTCACACCGATATGTCCTCATACATTGAGTTTCAGACCCATTATTTTACCTGATAGTATGAATCTAAAAGTAAAAGTGTCATTGAAATCCAGAGCAACGGCATGGGCTGCATTTGATGGTAAAAGCAGGcttgaattgaaaaaaggtgatttcatcaaaatccAAGCAAGTCCTTATTCATTCCCTACCGTAGAGGCCCACTCCACAGAATTCATAGACAGTATTAGCAGAACTTTGAATTGGAATGTGAGAGAACAACAAAGGTCTTTCACCCACATGCTCTCGCGTAAGAATCAAGAGAAATACGCAAGCGACGCCTGTAATGTCGATGACGGGGAGgatgaagaatttgacGAGGAATTACTGCTAGATCCAGCAaacgaagaaaatgaagatacCACAGTAAACGATGATATAGAAAGCGAAGATGCCATCGAAGAGGAGCCGTTAGTGGCAACCGTATCTTCCACGATGTCAAGACGCACATCTATCGATAACAGACCGCCACAGGCCAATTTCACTATTTAG
- the GDA1 gene encoding guanosine diphosphatase (similar to Saccharomyces cerevisiae GDA1 (YEL042W); ancestral locus Anc_1.485), translating to MMMLRSYRFLIFAFAAIMLLVLIRTSSSVPSLSDIARPSSPTAQRPEVPEDFSIMPVNEEPGYVSNTKTEESNPEVAGEVKNQTENNGSTQSKDDNSDASLSETKCNKDHQFVLMIDAGSSGSRIHIYEFDVCSQPPTLIDETFDALKPGLSSFDTDAIGAAKSLDPLLKRAMEVIPKDRRSCSPVAVKATAGLRNLGDLKSNKILDAVNQRLQDEYPFPIVEKDGVTVMGGDEEGVYAWITANYLLGNIGAGSKLPTTGVFDLGGGSTQIVFEPTFPPHEKMVEGEHKYTLTFGGQTYTLYQFSHLNYGLNEGRNKINALLVQTAIDDGIIKVDDKKVTHELSSPCLSPGVTASKQKVRLPNGDTYIIDFVGPKQPAGPQCRYLADQILNKDAECTQSPCSFNGVHQPSLVRTFKETNDLYVFSYFYDRTQPLGLPLSFKLDELLDLSTKVCNGEDVWKSVFSGIKGSVAALKEDPNWCADLSFEVALLHTGYDIPLHRELKTAETISGRELGWCLGASLPLLAGDNWSCNVDKLE from the coding sequence atgatgATGTTAAGAAGTTACCGTTTCTTAATTTTTGCGTTCGCAGCTATCATGCTGCTTGTGCTAATTAGGACTTCCTCTTCTGTGCCTTCACTTTCTGATATTGCAAGGCCCTCGTCTCCCACTGCTCAAAGGCCTGAAGTTCCTGAAGATTTCAGCATTATGCCCGTCAATGAAGAGCCAGGGTATGTATCTAACACCAAGACTGAAGAGTCTAATCCAGAAGTGGCTGGCGAGGTCAAAAATCAAACGGAAAACAACGGTTCGACACAAAGTAAAGATGACAATTCAGATGCATCTTTAAGTGAGACCAAATGTAACAAGGATCATCAGTTTGTCCTCATGATTGATGCAGGATCATCCGGGTCACGTATTCATATTTATGAATTTGATGTTTGCTCTCAACCACCAACATTAATTGACGAAACTTTTGATGCGTTGAAGCCAGGTctatcttcttttgatacAGACGCCATCGGGGCTGCTAAATCCTTGGATCCGTTACTGAAGCGTGCAATGGAAGTCATTCCAAAAGATAGGAGAAGTTGTTCTCCTGTTGCCGTCAAGGCAACTGCTGGATTAAGAAACCTTGGAGATTTGAAATCGAACAAGATACTTGATGCAGTTAATCAACGTCTGCAAGATGAGTATCCCTTCCCAATAGTTGAAAAAGACGGTGTTACTGTCATGGGCGGTGATGAGGAAGGTGTATACGCTTGGATCACCGCTAACTATCTTCTGGGAAATATTGGTGCGGGCTCCAAATTGCCAACGACTGgtgtttttgatttgggCGGTGGCTCGACTCAAATTGTCTTTGAACCAACTTTCCCACcacatgaaaaaatggttgAAGGTGAACACAAGTATACACTAACATTTGGTGGTCAAACTTATACCCTCTACCAATTTTCCCATCTAAACTATGGTCTGAACGAAGGCAGAAATAAGATAAATGCCCTATTGGTGCAAACTGCCATCGATGATGGAATAATTAAAGTCGACGATAAAAAGGTCACGCATGAATTGAGCTCGCCCTGTTTGTCTCCAGGTGTAACGGCAAGCAAGCAAAAGGTGAGGCTACCTAACGGTGATACCTACATAATTGATTTTGTTGGACCAAAACAACCAGCTGGTCCTCAATGTAGATATTTGGCTGACCAGATTCTGAATAAGGATGCTGAATGTACCCAATCCCCATGTTCCTTTAATGGTGTTCACCAACCTTCATTGGTGAGAACATTCAAAGAAACCAACGATTTATACGTATTCTCATATTTCTATGATAGAACACAACCACTGGGTTTGCCCCTATCATTCAAATTAGATGAGCTGTTGGATCTTTCGACAAAGGTTTGTAATGGTGAAGATGTTTGGAAAAGTGTATTCAGTGGCATTAAGGGATCTGTTGCAGCTTTGAAGGAAGATCCAAACTGGTGTGCCGATCTATCGTTTGAGGTTGCGTTATTGCACACCGGTTACGACATTCCATTACACAGAGAGTTGAAAACTGCTGAGACTATCAGTGGCCGTGAATTAGGATGGTGTCTTGGAGCTTCTTTACCGCTACTTGCTGGTGATAACTGGTCTTGTAACGTTGACAAGCTAGAGTAA
- the ISY1 gene encoding Isy1p (similar to Saccharomyces cerevisiae ISY1 (YJR050W); ancestral locus Anc_1.486), whose translation MSRNVDKANSVLVRYQELEAEISGGYKDYSRYKRPTKIASVKKLDEALEWRKQVISDIKNDSTRIYDPSLNDFQLTELNDELNDLFKEKTRWDWHITQLPGGKNLARRKRDDIVSGKVIAGKRYFGRAVELPEVQELIKQQQAARDSNKIGKGIVDVGRIPKSTKNIYYGINCEQNNELKEFESQWTDLLREKYGSNLRSRLGVRKNILESDVTVPTIGDVEHWLVERRKKKLLDELNL comes from the coding sequence ATGAGTCGGAATGTCGACAAAGCTAACTCCGTGTTGGTTCGATATCAGGAGTTAGAAGCGGAGATATCTGGTGGCTATAAGGATTACTCGAGATATAAGAGACCGACGAAGATAGCCTCCGTCAAAAAACTAGATGAGGCTCTCGAGTGGAGAAAACAGGTCATAAGTGATATAAAGAACGACTCGACAAGAATTTACGATCCATCTCTCAACGACTTTCAGCTCACGGAACTGAATGATGAACTCAATGATTTATTCAAGGAAAAGACCAGATGGGATTGGCATATAACACAATTGCCAGGAGGTAAGAACCTCGCTAGAAGGAAACGAGACGACATAGTGAGCGGCAAAGTTATTGCAGGTAAACGGTATTTTGGTAGGGCTGTGGAGCTTCCGGAGGTGCAAGAGCTAATCAAGCAGCAACAAGCCGCAAGGGACTCAAATAAGATAGGAAAGGGTATTGTAGATGTGGGAAGGATTCCAAAGAGTACCAAAAACATATATTATGGTATAAATTGTGAGCAAAATAATGAATTGAAGGAATTTGAATCACAGTGGACAGATTTACTCAGGGAAAAGTATGGTAGTAATCTCAGGAGCAGATTGGGGGTTAGGAAGAATATATTAGAATCAGATGTGACAGTACCGACAATTGGAGATGTGGAACATTGGCTGgtagaaagaagaaaaaaaaaacttttggatGAGTTGAACCTATGA
- the GTA1 gene encoding Gta1p (similar to Saccharomyces cerevisiae YEL043W; ancestral locus Anc_1.487) — protein sequence MSSYSPGISIPPLSADGFSMIVYISCTVLSIWWLCYRFYRFLTIPVIKIVSTLKIRTPAATKVSIDKISRDSITIHWENEPIKTDKTDESISHFLLYLNNLQVAIFPNSPNSLYTCCSITGLKQETEYQLDFITVNRMGFINKLPSLYCMTNSNSAEERQNSTALKKSGKWRRNTLTATAALQDTSMAHSNSTNSSSPAYASLTALQDLETYSIDDLKKILVCAQEDLHDVLSQQASLLQDFKESRLQLELELDNLKSYWSHEIDLRKSLKSNIKSLENSKLLSDLKMEKLNKNIDQSKGKILKMERDMEVWSKQNLEQYNTAKLKEEFSESLKQLNGEICSLSESINFLQQGVTLQEEKNKKLSTLKKSSNTSTTVDSISPPNKIQSPSMSSLSLQATNSSITDSQDTVMSLPSLLKNVFDHTYEKTGLLSTQAEEFLSKLDSNNQAVRLVKDQIRLDQELDSRWKSKKSRLLKRIETLESTFTDFSMNNRQLRANLIAQPYASQTAPNSETNSIVPLNESATPGLNSPPVSTRSLIEGINNPAIPIAASYPNQINQPNVNLGGGGGAPNLILHNPSTYSSNKPSPASGNHIPMVNESHLNLQINNDNTFAHSSPTTATIHTNVTATNQIFAWNNEEKQQQQQNQNRNPNQNGNQNQNGNPNQNGNPNQNGNPNQNGNPNSNQNLHGQINPQTDLTMLGYDDASHLISGLQDMIYDETDYPETISNYSKGFTTDQLDNYWATQRNYSENPRISPSKFSTPVAPYVNDSTPAFQFGTPPSHMGQSQSLLAATLADSPFGTFTDGLSDLNSESLNVPNGNADINITNEDPNHRTATLIPNKEDSVSFNGMLSLPHNSHMNPHSTSSIKENKFSFQHEAANENNNGNNSNHSTLHPAKLSSPKHSFIWHASHAVPSSSQTTPTETANHTRHLSNASSGSNASTWSKLNWKNWSPQGQHPPEDAIDETSSIGPSSSSLHKKGSSSPSTSGGRRMSRLLSRSGVNNIFKLPSHEEKKLDSSSTAND from the coding sequence ATGTCCTCATACTCTCCAGGAATTTCTATCCCTCCATTGTCGGCGGACGGGTTTAGCATGATAGTGTATATTTCTTGTACTGTTCTTTCTATTTGGTGGTTATGTTACCGTTTTTACAGATTTCTCACGATACCGGTGATCAAGATCGTCTCGACCTTGAAGATTCGCACTCCGGCGGCGACTAAGGTCTCTATCGACAAAATATCGAGGGATTCCATTACAATTCACTGGGAAAATGAACCGATCAAGACGGACAAGACTGACGAGTCGATATCGCATTTTCTGTTGTATTTAAACAATCTGCAGGTTGCAATCTTCCCGAATTCGCCAAATTCGTTGTATACCTGTTGCTCAATTACAGGTCTGAAACAGgaaacagaatatcaattgGATTTCATAACAGTCAACCGCATGGGATTTATAAATAAGTTGCCTTCGCTGTATTGCATGACAAATTCGAACTCCGCTGAGGAAAGACAGAATAGTACAGCGCTAAAGAAAAGCGGCAAATGGAGAAGAAACACGTTGACAGCCACAGCTGCTTTGCAGGATACCTCTATGGCACACTCGAATAGCACCAACTCATCATCGCCCGCGTACGCCAGTTTGACAGCATTACAAGATTTAGAGACATATTCGATCGAcgatctgaaaaaaattttggtgTGTGCCCAAGAAGATTTACATGATGTACTCTCGCAGCAGGCTTCGTTGCTCCaggatttcaaagagtcgAGGCTACAACTGGAATTGGAACTGGACAACCTGAAAAGTTATTGGTCGCACGAGATCGATTTAAGAAAATCgttgaaatcaaatataaaatcattagaaaattcaaaattattaTCTGAcctgaaaatggaaaaactgaataaaaatattgatcAATCAAAGGgcaaaattctgaaaatggaaagagaCATGGAAGTGTGGTCAAAACAAAACCTCGAACAGTACAATACAGCAAAattaaaagaagaattttctGAGTCTTTGAAACAGTTAAATGGGGAGATTTGTTCTTTATCTGAATCGATCAACTTCCTTCAGCAGGGGGTTACATTacaagaggaaaaaaataaaaagttaagcactttgaagaaatcatcCAATACTTCAACTACTgttgattcaatttctccGCCAAATAAGATTCAATCACCTTCAATGTCATCTTTATCCTTGCAGGCAACTAACTCGTCTATAACGGATTCACAAGATACAGTAATGTCATTACCATCActgctgaaaaatgttttcGATCATACATACGAAAAGACAGGTTTATTGAGTACCCAAGCTGAAGAGTTTCTGTCAAAATTAGATTCGAATAATCAAGCTGTTAGACTCGTTAAAGATCAAATTCGTCTGGATCAGGAATTGGATAGCAGATggaaaagtaaaaaaagcAGATTGTTGAAACGTATTGAAACATTAGAATCAACGTTTACGGATTTTAGTATGAATAATAGACAATTAAGAGCAAACTTAATAGCCCAACCTTATGCTTCACAAACTGCACCCAATTCGGaaacaaattcaattgtACCTTTAAATGAGTCAGCAACTCCTGGTCTCAATTCTCCCCCTGTAAGTACAAGAAGTTTAATCGAAGGTATCAATAATCCCGCTATACCAATAGCCGCTAGCTATCCCAACCAAATTAATCAACCCAATGTTAATTTAGgaggtggtggtggtgctccaaatttgattttgcaCAATCCATCAACCTATTCGTCAAATAAGCCATCACCAGCATCTGGAAATCATATACCTATGGTCAATGAATCACATTTAAACTTACAAATTAACAATGATAACACATTTGCGCATAGTTCTCCAACAACCGCAACAATACACACTAATGTTACAGCCACAAACCAGATATTTGCTTGGAATAACGAGGAaaaacaacagcaacagcaaaatcaaaatagAAACCCAAATCAAAACggaaatcaaaatcaaaatggaAACCCAAATCAAAATGGAAACCCAAATCAAAATGGAAACCCAAATCAAAATGGAAACCCGAATAGTAATCAGAATCTCCATGGACAAATTAACCCGCAGACTGATTTGACCATGCTAGGTTACGATGATGCAAGCCATTTGATCTCAGGTCTGCAAGATATGATATATGATGAAACAGATTATCCGGAGACTATAAGCAACTATTCCAAAGGATTTACCACAGATCAATTAGACAATTATTGGGCTACTCAAAGAAATTATTCTGAGAACCCCCGAATAtctccttcaaaattttcgacACCCGTAGCACCTTACGTTAATGATTCTACACCAGCATTTCAATTTGGAACCCCCCCATCTCATATGGGACAAAGCCAAAGCTTATTAGCGGCCACTCTTGCAGATTCACCATTTGGTACTTTCACAGATGGTTTATCCGACCTTAATTCAGAGTCCTTAAACGTTCCTAATGGAAATGCTGATATTAACATTACAAATGAAGACCCAAATCACCGCACAGCTACGCTTATTCCCAATAAGGAAGATAGCGTTTCTTTTAATGGAATGTTGTCACTCCCACACAATTCACACATGAATCCTCATTCCACATCATCaattaaagaaaacaaatttagTTTCCAGCATGAAGCCGCGAATGAGAATAATAACGGTAATAATAGTAATCACTCAACACTCCATCCAGCGAAACTTTCGTCTCCAAAACATAGTTTTATTTGGCATGCTTCGCATGCAGTCCCATCATCTTCGCAAACAACACCTACTGAAACTGCCAATCATACGAGACATTTAAGCAATGCAAGTAGTGGAAGCAATGCTTCAACATGGAGTAAATtaaactggaaaaattggTCCCCGCAAGGTCAACATCCTCCAGAAGATGCTATAGATGAAACTTCATCCATTGGGCCATCTTCCTCCTCTCTGCATAAAAAAGGCTCCTCCTCTCCATCAACGTCTGGTGGCAGAAGAATGTCAAGATTACTATCTAGAAGTGGTGTAAacaacatcttcaaattaCCAAGccatgaagaaaaaaaattagattCATCATCTACAGCAAATGACTAA
- the IES6 gene encoding Ies6p (similar to Saccharomyces cerevisiae IES6 (YEL044W); ancestral locus Anc_1.488) gives MSNGTSTADHLDFLRAVSNDNLVPRSRFTAATSKKANRKHKSSRQLLADESKRINAVLQRDAQNPEAPKPTVKVTYFSVNAPPSLRPAKRYCDITGLRGYYKSPVNRLRYHNAEIYQLVVKPMAPGVDQEYLKLRGDNFVLK, from the coding sequence ATGAGCAATGGCACCAGCACTGCAGACCATCTCGACTTTTTAAGAGCGGTATCCAACGATAACCTAGTTCCACGGTCGAGGTTTACGGCCGCAACGTCCAAGAAGGCCAATCGGAAACACAAGTCAAGCAGACAACTGCTGGCAGACGAGTCCAAGAGGATAAACGCAGTGTTGCAGCGCGATGCGCAGAATCCAGAGGCACCAAAACCCACCGTCAAGGTCACCTATTTCAGCGTGAACGCGCCTCCTTCGTTGAGGCCGGCCAAGAGATACTGCGATATCACGGGACTGCGCGGATACTACAAGTCGCCGGTGAATCGGTTGCGCTACCATAACGCAGAGATATACCAGCTGGTTGTGAAGCCAATGGCCCCCGGTGTAGACCAGGAGTATCTGAAACTCCGGGGTGACAACTTCGTGTTGAAGTAG
- the GLY1 gene encoding threonine aldolase GLY1 (similar to Saccharomyces cerevisiae GLY1 (YEL046C); ancestral locus Anc_1.489), with protein sequence MTMSDFDLPAEYITASNDLRSDTFTTPTAEMVQAAMKSSIGDSVYKEDVDTVRLEQTVSQLAGKEAGLFCVSGTLSNQVALRTHLMQPPYSILCDYRAHVYTCESAGLAILSQAMVIPVMPCNGSYLTVEDIASRFIPDDGDIHCAPTRVVSLEQTLNGIVTPYDELFRISSWCRENGLLLHCDGARIWNACVATGLALDRYCELFDSMSICLSKSIGAPMGSILVGSKDFIKKANHFKKQQGGGIRQAGMMSRMALVALNGDWKSRIQYSHDIASDFAQFCIDNGVPLQSSPDSSFIFLDLQKAKMDPKILVENGIKYGVKLMGARIAFHYQISQETLRSVKLAVIDTFNYAKDHPYIATFSNKIYNDTSAEKVNRIDSKLNGKTTST encoded by the coding sequence ATGACTATGTCAGATTTTGATCTACCAGCTGAATACATCACAGCGTCAAATGATCTCCGGTCGGACACGTTCACGACCCCGACGGCGGAGATGGTGCAAGCGGCCATGAAGTCTTCGATCGGTGACTCCGTGTACAAGGAGGACGTGGACACGGTGCGTCTGGAGCAGACGGTGAGCCAGTTGGCTGGAAAGGAGGCCGGGCTGTTCTGCGTTTCCGGAACTTTGTCGAACCAGGTAGCGCTGCGGACGCATTTGATGCAGCCCCCATACTCGATTCTGTGTGATTATAGAGCTCACGTTTACACTTGCGAGTCTGCGGGGTTGGCGATCCTGTCGCAAGCGATGGTTATCCCGGTGATGCCTTGCAACGGCAGTTACCTCACTGTGGAGGACATTGCTTCGCGGTTCATTCCAGACGACGGGGACATCCACTGCGCTCCCACCAGGGTTGTGTCGTTGGAGCAGACGTTGAACGGTATTGTTACTCCGTATGACGAACTGTTTCGTATCAGTAGTTGGTGCCGTGAAAACGGTCTGCTGTTGCATTGCGATGGTGCTCGTATTTGGAATGCATGTGTTGCAACTGGTTTAGCGCTCGACAGATACTGCGAGCTTTTTGACTCAATGTCTATCTGTTTGTCGAAGTCTATTGGGGCACCTATGGGTTCCATTCTTGTCGGTAGCAAAGATTTCATCAAGAAGGCGAACcatttcaagaaacaaCAAGGTGGGGGTATCAGACAGGCTGGTATGATGTCCAGGATGGCATTAGTTGCTCTAAATGGCGATTGGAAATCAAGAATCCAGTATTCACATGATATTGCCAGCGATTTTGCTCAGTTCTGTATTGATAATGGCGTCCCTTTGCAATCATCTCCTGATTCAAGTTTTATATTTCTCGATTTACAAAAAGCCAAAATGGacccaaaaattttggttgAAAACGGTATCAAGTACGGTGTTAAATTAATGGGTGCCAGGATTGCCTTCCATTATCAAATTAGTCAAGAAACTCTAAGGAGTGTTAAGCTGGCGGTTATTGATACTTTCAATTACGCAAAGGATCATCCATATAttgcaactttttcaaataagaTCTACAACGATACCTCAGCTGAAAAAGTCAACAGGATTGATTCGAAGTTGAACGGTAAAACAACTAGTACCTAA